In Leucoraja erinacea ecotype New England chromosome 11, Leri_hhj_1, whole genome shotgun sequence, the following are encoded in one genomic region:
- the LOC129701654 gene encoding D(1) dopamine receptor-like, producing the protein MRLNTTTMDGGAKGAEKDSSFRVLTGCFLSLLILSTLLGNTLVCVAVIRFRHLRSKVTNFFVISLAVSDLLVAILVMPWKAVSEIAGFWPFGSFCNIWVAFDIMCSTASILNLCIISVDRYWAISSPFRYERKMTPNVAFVMISVAWTLSILISFIPVQLNWHKAKPTTVLDYNSTHHPGDNCDSSLNRTYAISSSLISFYIPVAIMIVTYTRIYRIAQKQIRRISALERAAVHAKNCQSNRSSGSNVDMQPPESSFKMSFKRETKVLKTLSVIMGVFVCCWLPFFILNCIVPFCETQAHASSTAAPLPCVSGSTFDVFVWFGWANSSLNPIIYAFNADFRKAFSTLLGCDTFCNSDAVETVTIHNGVSAYNPGGSLEKVENCVYLIPHSVPCPQENPADPNRCIKLSPVSQHGAVSLLSSNGDYETDVSLEKIIPITQNGQHT; encoded by the coding sequence atgaggctGAATACGACCACCATGGATGGGGGCGCGAAAGGCGCCGAGAAAGACTCCTCGTTCCGTGTACTCACGGGCTGTTTTCTCTCCTTGCTGATACTCTCCACGCTTCTGGGGAACACTCTAGTCTGCGTGGCCGTCATCAGGTTTCGCCACCTCCGATCGAAAGTCACCAATTTCTTCGTGATCTCATTGGCCGTGTCCGACCTGTTGGTTGCCATTTTGGTGATGCCCTGGAAGGCAGTGAGCGAGATCGCGGGGTTTTGGCCCTTTGGTTCATTCTGTAACATCTGGGTGGCCTTTGATATAATGTGCTCCACGGCCTCCATCCTGAACCTGTGCATCATTAGCGTGGACAGATATTGGGCCATCTCCAGCCCTTTCCGCTACGAGCGCAAAATGACACCTAACGTGGCTTTTGTGATGATCAGCGTGGCTTGGACTCTCtcaatcctcatctcctttataccAGTGCAATTGAATTGGCACAAGGCTAAACCCACCACTGTATTGGACTACAACAGTACCCACCACCCAGGGGACAACTGTGACTCCAGCCTGAACAGGACCTATGCTATATCTTCGTCCCTGATCAGTTTTTACATCCCAGTGGCCATCATGATCGTCACCTACACCAGGATCTACCGGATCGCCCAGAAACAGATTCGGCGCATCTCGGCGCTGGAGAGGGCAGCCGTGCACGCCAAGAACTGCCAGAGCAACAGGAGCAGCGGCAGCAACGTGGACATGCAGCCGCCCGAGAGCTCCTTCAAGATGTCTTTCAAGCGAGAGACTAAAGTTCTCAAGACCCTGTCGGTCATCATGGGGGTGTTCGTGTGCTGCTGGCTGCCATTCTTTATCCTGAATTGCATCGTGCCCTTTTGTGAGACACAAGCCCACGCCAGCAGCACGGCAGCGCCCTTGCCCTGCGTCAGTGGCAGCACTTTCGATGTGTTTGTTTGGTTCGGCTGGGCCAACTCCTCCCTCAACCCCATCATCTACGCCTTCAACGCGGACTTCCGCAAGGCTTTCTCCACCTTGTTGGGCTGCGACACTTTCTGTAACAGCGACGCGGTGGAGACAGTCACCATCCACAATGGTGTATCCGCCTACAATCCCGGAGGCTCCCTGGAGAAAGTGGAGAACTGTGTCTACCTGATTCCCCATTCGGTGCCGTGCCCTCAGGAGAATCCAGCGGATCCCAACCGCTGCATCAAGCTTTCTCCAGTCTCCCAACACGGGGCTGTCAGCCTCCTGTCCAGCAATGGGGACTATGAGACTGACGTGTCGTTGGAAAAAATCATTCCCATCACCCAAAACGGCCAACACACCTGA